Proteins from a genomic interval of Deltaproteobacteria bacterium HGW-Deltaproteobacteria-18:
- a CDS encoding channel protein TolC has translation MKANYVRVLPPSKERKVMNAKRIGISLVLSMMLSAGIAVAEDDITLQKSVIDTLRYAPRLEMIKHNREAVGHDLDKSKGRWYPKLDVRGGYGSDSYNSKLNSDTDGDWDSRGELSAILSQRLYDGGEASSQIRLDERRAASLDYRVFDNAESLALDAVIANMEVYRQRELLFLAEENAKAHRDILSSLKEREQAGAGSVADVTQTQARLSMAQASIEKTRSALQAALNEYQRLTGVLPGKIAMTPYPQNLIPTSLDEMTAQAVGNNPKINAAGEDVNAEVERINIAKANYHPYVYAELSSSYSDGVENQDYWERTDAAMVRFNWNLFNGGSDVAGHKATKARKRQAEADKYDLTLAVESETKTTWAQYMSSLNEVKEYTAAVQYNRDTKEIYLEQFGVAQRSLLDVLDSENEVFQSSSQLVTSSVNEQIAAYKLMALSGNLITALGVDPALYKDPAAQAE, from the coding sequence ATGAAAGCAAATTATGTTCGTGTTTTACCCCCCAGCAAGGAGAGGAAAGTTATGAATGCAAAAAGAATCGGCATTTCGCTAGTCTTGTCCATGATGTTGTCGGCCGGCATCGCGGTGGCCGAAGACGACATCACCCTCCAGAAAAGTGTCATTGACACCCTGCGCTATGCCCCGCGCCTGGAAATGATCAAGCACAACCGCGAAGCAGTGGGCCATGACTTGGACAAGTCCAAGGGGCGCTGGTATCCCAAGCTCGATGTCCGTGGCGGGTATGGTTCGGATTCCTACAATTCGAAACTCAACAGCGATACTGACGGTGATTGGGATTCCCGTGGCGAGCTGTCCGCGATCCTGAGCCAGCGTCTTTATGACGGTGGCGAGGCGTCCAGTCAGATCCGCCTGGATGAAAGACGCGCCGCTTCCCTGGACTATCGCGTTTTCGACAACGCCGAATCCCTGGCCCTGGATGCCGTCATCGCCAACATGGAAGTTTACCGTCAGCGCGAACTGCTCTTCCTGGCTGAAGAGAACGCCAAGGCCCACCGTGATATCCTGTCTTCCCTCAAGGAACGCGAGCAGGCCGGTGCAGGCAGCGTAGCCGACGTGACCCAGACCCAGGCCCGCCTGTCCATGGCCCAGGCCTCCATCGAGAAGACCCGTTCCGCCCTGCAGGCGGCCCTGAACGAATATCAGCGTCTGACCGGCGTCCTGCCCGGCAAGATCGCCATGACGCCCTATCCGCAGAATCTCATCCCCACTTCCCTGGATGAAATGACTGCCCAGGCCGTCGGCAACAATCCCAAGATCAACGCCGCAGGGGAAGACGTCAACGCCGAGGTCGAACGTATCAACATCGCCAAGGCAAATTATCATCCCTACGTGTATGCCGAACTGTCCAGTTCCTATTCGGACGGTGTCGAAAATCAGGACTACTGGGAGCGCACCGATGCCGCCATGGTCCGCTTCAACTGGAATCTTTTCAACGGCGGTTCCGACGTGGCTGGCCACAAGGCCACCAAGGCCCGCAAGCGCCAGGCCGAAGCCGACAAGTACGACCTGACCCTCGCCGTCGAGAGCGAGACCAAGACCACCTGGGCGCAGTACATGTCATCCCTGAACGAAGTGAAGGAATACACCGCTGCCGTGCAGTACAATCGCGACACCAAGGAAATCTATCTGGAGCAGTTCGGCGTGGCACAGCGCAGCTTGCTTGACGTGCTCGATTCCGAGAACGAAGTGTTCCAGTCTTCCAGCCAGCTGGTCACCTCCAGTGTGAACGAGCAGATCGCGGCCTACAAGCTCATGGCCCTGTCCGGCAACCTGATCACCGCCCTTGGCGTTGATCCGGCTCTCTACAAGGATCCTGCGGCGCAGGCTGAATAA
- the feoB gene encoding ferrous iron transport protein B — protein MNATMALMGNPNSGKTTLFNNLTGARQHVGNYPGITVEKREGRLKIEELDITVVDLPGTYSLTAYTQDELVARNFLIEKNPDAVVTVLDATNLERSLYLVLQILELGTPVIVALNMMDEVRRKGVSIDTGRLSKLLDSPILEMVARTGEGRDNLLQEARKAMLERRPVRRELRISYGHDLDETLDAMQELIESSNFLEGRYPSRWLGLKYLENDAEVLALGASSPDVHSRLLELTATLAEHCRKTLNTEPECLIADYRYGFITGLMKDGVVTRPTIEARFDITDKLDTVLTNRLAGPLLMFAIIYLMFELTFTLGEVPMGWVEALFGWLSETAAAILPEGLLSSLIVSGIIDGVGGVLGFTPLIMIMFFFLSFLEDSGYMARMAYMLDRVFRIFGLHGCSVMPFIISGGIPGGCAVPGVMAARTLRSPKEKIATVLTAPFLSCGAKVPVFLLLAAAFFPGAGASALFWITLGGWVMALVSARILRSTVIKGEATPFVMELPPYRMPTLKGMCLHTWERVWQYIKKAGTVILAISILLWAAMTFPGPTEEQNARFANERAAVEAMSWNNDAAMEEALAVIDNAEAQDALRSSLAGMIGTALEPISRPAGFDWRTNIALLGGFAAKEVIVSSLGTAYSLGEVDPEESTGLSEKLRTDPAWNVWVAVSLIAFVLLYAPCFVTVAVIGREIGWKWAAFSVGFNTVLAYGVSVTIYQIGMAL, from the coding sequence ATGAACGCCACCATGGCCCTGATGGGCAACCCCAACTCCGGAAAGACGACCCTGTTCAACAACCTGACCGGCGCACGGCAGCATGTGGGAAACTATCCCGGCATTACCGTCGAAAAACGCGAAGGCCGCCTCAAGATCGAAGAGCTCGACATTACAGTTGTCGATCTGCCTGGAACCTATTCCCTGACCGCCTACACTCAGGATGAGCTGGTTGCGCGCAATTTCCTGATCGAAAAAAATCCCGACGCCGTGGTGACGGTGCTGGATGCGACCAATCTGGAACGTTCTCTCTACCTTGTGCTGCAAATCCTGGAGCTTGGCACACCTGTCATCGTGGCGCTGAACATGATGGACGAGGTGCGACGCAAAGGCGTCAGCATCGACACGGGGCGCCTCTCAAAACTTCTGGACAGCCCTATTCTCGAAATGGTGGCAAGAACGGGCGAAGGCCGCGACAATCTTCTGCAGGAAGCGCGCAAGGCCATGCTCGAACGCCGCCCCGTGCGCCGGGAGCTCCGCATCTCCTATGGACACGACCTCGACGAGACCCTTGATGCCATGCAGGAATTGATCGAATCCTCGAATTTTCTCGAGGGCCGCTACCCTTCCCGCTGGCTCGGCCTGAAATATCTGGAAAACGATGCCGAAGTTTTGGCGCTGGGAGCATCCTCCCCGGACGTTCATTCCCGCCTGCTTGAACTGACCGCTACCCTGGCCGAGCATTGCCGCAAAACCCTGAACACGGAACCCGAGTGCCTCATCGCCGACTACCGCTACGGGTTCATCACCGGGCTCATGAAAGACGGGGTGGTCACACGGCCCACAATCGAGGCCCGCTTCGACATCACGGACAAGCTGGACACCGTGCTGACCAATCGTCTGGCCGGACCGTTGCTCATGTTCGCCATCATCTATCTGATGTTCGAGCTGACCTTCACTCTGGGCGAAGTGCCCATGGGCTGGGTCGAGGCCCTGTTCGGCTGGCTGAGCGAGACGGCCGCAGCCATTTTGCCCGAGGGCCTGCTCAGCTCGCTCATCGTGTCCGGCATCATTGACGGCGTGGGCGGCGTGCTCGGCTTCACGCCGCTGATCATGATCATGTTCTTCTTCCTCTCCTTTCTGGAGGATTCAGGCTACATGGCGCGCATGGCCTACATGCTCGACCGCGTCTTCCGCATCTTCGGACTGCACGGCTGCTCGGTCATGCCTTTCATCATCTCCGGCGGCATCCCCGGCGGCTGCGCCGTGCCCGGCGTAATGGCGGCCCGCACGCTGCGCAGTCCCAAGGAAAAGATCGCCACGGTCCTGACCGCGCCTTTTTTAAGCTGCGGAGCCAAGGTGCCCGTCTTCCTCCTTCTGGCCGCCGCATTTTTCCCGGGAGCCGGCGCCAGCGCACTGTTCTGGATCACCCTCGGCGGCTGGGTCATGGCCCTTGTGTCGGCCCGCATCCTGCGCTCGACCGTCATCAAGGGCGAAGCTACGCCGTTTGTCATGGAGCTGCCTCCGTACCGCATGCCCACCCTGAAAGGCATGTGCCTACACACCTGGGAGCGAGTCTGGCAGTATATCAAGAAGGCCGGCACCGTGATCCTGGCCATTTCAATCCTGCTCTGGGCGGCCATGACCTTCCCCGGTCCGACCGAAGAACAGAACGCACGCTTTGCGAATGAACGCGCCGCCGTCGAAGCCATGTCCTGGAATAACGACGCCGCCATGGAAGAAGCCTTGGCGGTCATCGACAACGCTGAAGCCCAGGACGCACTGCGCTCCTCGCTGGCCGGAATGATCGGCACGGCGCTGGAGCCGATTTCCAGGCCCGCCGGGTTCGACTGGCGCACCAACATCGCCCTGCTGGGAGGCTTCGCGGCCAAGGAAGTCATTGTCTCAAGCCTCGGCACGGCCTACTCGTTAGGCGAAGTTGATCCCGAGGAGAGCACAGGCCTGTCCGAAAAGCTGCGCACCGATCCGGCCTGGAACGTATGGGTGGCGGTCAGCCTCATCGCCTTCGTGCTGCTCTACGCACCCTGCTTCGTGACCGTGGCCGTCATCGGCCGGGAGATCGGCTGGAAATGGGCCGCCTTTTCAGTGGGTTTCAATACTGTCCTCGCCTACGGGGTGTCGGTGACGATTTATCAGATAGGCATGGCGCTATAG
- a CDS encoding iron transporter FeoA, with amino-acid sequence MHSPITLRSMQANQSGIIDSISASGELGRRIRDMGLVPGTQVTIRGRAPLKDPVALRLRDFTLTLRNNEADLIMVNVSNSGADCR; translated from the coding sequence ATGCATTCACCCATCACCCTCAGATCCATGCAGGCAAATCAATCCGGCATCATCGATTCCATCAGCGCTTCAGGCGAGCTTGGCCGGCGCATTCGCGACATGGGGCTCGTGCCCGGCACACAGGTCACCATCAGGGGACGCGCCCCGCTCAAGGACCCGGTAGCCCTGCGCCTGCGAGATTTCACCCTGACCCTGCGCAACAATGAAGCTGACCTTATCATGGTCAACGTAAGCAATAGCGGAGCAGACTGCAGATGA
- a CDS encoding FeoB-associated Cys-rich membrane protein, translating to MNFDLLITLGIIAVAAIYLLRRQFKKDNPCCGCSGCSNTIEPKPKQDCCSKKD from the coding sequence ATGAATTTTGACCTGCTCATCACCCTCGGCATAATAGCCGTCGCGGCCATCTATCTCCTGCGCCGCCAATTCAAGAAAGACAACCCGTGCTGCGGCTGTTCAGGCTGCTCGAATACAATCGAACCAAAGCCCAAGCAGGACTGTTGTTCCAAAAAAGACTGA